The window TGGCTGATATCGGTATGGCCATTGGAACAGGTACCGATGTGGCTATGGAGGCAGCGGATATTACCCTAATTCGGGGAGACTTAAATAGTATAGCCGACGCCATTATTATGAGTCATAAAACGATGACAAATATTAAACAAAATCTATTTTGGGCATTTGGCTATAACATATTAGGTATTCCAATAGCAGCAGCCGGTCTCCTTGCACCATGGTTAGCTGGAGCGGCCATGGCTTTCAGCTCTGTATCGGTCGTATTAAATGCATTACGATTACAAAGAGTACAAATAAAAAATAAATCTACAAAAAAGTGAGATGTTCAAATTAAATTGAGCATCTCTTTTTTATTGGGATCAACCTTCCGAAAAAATGTCTGTTGTTTAGTATATCTTTAAAGTCTTACCATTTTATGAATAGAATTCAGTTGAAAGTTCAATCCTTTAACTAGTGGAGATACTTGAGAATCTAGGAGGATTAGGAAATGGATAGTAAATTACTATTAGTCGCGATGACACTTCTTTCTGTATTGCTTTTATCAGCTTGTGGTTGGGGAGATTCTGATGGTGAAGTACCGACTGAAGCAGGAGCAGATATCACAAATAACCTTGAGGGAACAGATAAGCAAGTAAGTGAAGAGGAAACAGAGGCAACTACCGAACAGACAGCACTCTCAGTTAGTGACATAATAGAAGGCTTAAAGGAAGCTGAAAATCCAAAGTTCCCAGTTGGAAGTACAGCTGTTGTAAATGCAAGTCATACTGATGGTATGGAAGGTGCCATGGCTACTATAAAGGCTGCTTATGATACAACAGTTTATTCGGTTTCATACACACCTACAAATGGAGATCCATTTGAAGAAAATCATAAATGGTTTGTAGAGGGAGAGATTTCACCGGTTGCAGATGAATTAGTTCAAGATGCAGATGTCATTATTAATGTTAACCATATCGATGGAATGCTAGGTGCAGCAGGTGCTATTGACACGGTTGAAGAAACAACGGTTTACATTGTAGATTATACAAATTCTCTAGGCGAAAAAGTAACGGATCACTTATGGCTTAAAGAAAGTGAATTACAAACAGAAGATGAGTCCGAATATGATACAGACTCAGATGAAGGTTCAGATACCCAATAAAAACTATAAGTCCAGTTCTTAAAATGAGCTGGACTTATTTTGTTTTCTAAAGCTTACACTTTCGATGACATCTTCATGTGAACATTAATTATTCTCGAGGAAGTCAGAAATAAGCATATTTTAATCATTAAAGTGCGTAACCGTAGGAGTTCGAGCATATTTTAATATTTTTAATGATTGGATTTTCTCAATTTTTCGAAATC is drawn from Lysinibacillus sp. SGAir0095 and contains these coding sequences:
- a CDS encoding YdhK family protein, with amino-acid sequence MDSKLLLVAMTLLSVLLLSACGWGDSDGEVPTEAGADITNNLEGTDKQVSEEETEATTEQTALSVSDIIEGLKEAENPKFPVGSTAVVNASHTDGMEGAMATIKAAYDTTVYSVSYTPTNGDPFEENHKWFVEGEISPVADELVQDADVIINVNHIDGMLGAAGAIDTVEETTVYIVDYTNSLGEKVTDHLWLKESELQTEDESEYDTDSDEGSDTQ